Genomic window (Chondrocystis sp. NIES-4102):
CCACGTGCTAATGCAGTTGCAGGTGTTTCTGCTGGTGTAGCCCGCGATCTCGAACAACGGTTAGGACTGGGCAAGGAAACAGTTAAAGTATTATATAATCCTGTGGTTAATGAAGATTTAATTAATCAAAGTCAAGAGGATTTTACTCACCCTTGGTTTGAAGAAAATTCGCCTCCCGTATTTTTAGCAGTAGGGAGATTAAACCCCCAAAAAGATTTCCCTAATTTGTTGCGTGCCTTTGCTTTGGTAAGACAACAAAAGCCTGCTCGTTTGATAATTTTGGGAGAAGGTCAAGAGCGTCAAAAATTGGAAAAAGCGATCGCTGATCTTGGAATTGATGAAGATGTGCTGATGCCTGGTTTTGTGAAAAATCCCTACGTTTACATGAAACGAGCTAGTTGTTTTGTTCTATCTTCTAGAGATGAAGGATTACCCACAGTTTTAATTGAGGCTATGGCTTGTGGCTGTCCTGTGGTTTCTACCGATTGTCCTAGTGGTCCTGATGAAATTCTAGACAATGGTGTATACGGTCATTTAGTACCTATTGAAAATTCCGAA
Coding sequences:
- a CDS encoding glycosyl transferase, group 1 family protein codes for the protein MTSKKRITFFMDALHGGGAEKVVVNLLRGLAKHDEFELDLVLATLEGPYLDQVPQQVKIIDLNKGRVITAILPLVDYLKQNRPWALIGNMGHVNIVATMAKELAQIPTRLLLVEHNNLSANRTTLKRAKLVPSFMKLLYPRANAVAGVSAGVARDLEQRLGLGKETVKVLYNPVVNEDLINQSQEDFTHPWFEENSPPVFLAVGRLNPQKDFPNLLRAFALVRQQKPARLIILGEGQERQKLEKAIADLGIDEDVLMPGFVKNPYVYMKRASCFVLSSRDEGLPTVLIEAMACGCPVVSTDCPSGPDEILDNGVYGHLVPIENSEALAAAMLKTLENPPQAEKLIQRANEYSTDKVVATYLSLLEGLKVTT